The Pyrus communis chromosome 8, drPyrComm1.1, whole genome shotgun sequence region AATATATGCATACAGGTGACTCTCCTGTTTTTCTCATTTATGCTCATTGtcctttatttgttttttccaTACAttgttaaatttcataaacaatgtgtTTAAGTACGGAATGTATCCATAGTTGTATTAATTCTTGAATGGTAGATATAttctattttaagtttttttgttatttatggAAAGCCAAGGGGGAATTTCATGATAAGTATAAGTGTTTTTGGTTGCAGCCAATGTGTATCATAGAGATCTTAAGCCAAAAAATATACTGGCAAATGCAAATTGCAAGCTTAAAGTTTGTGATTTCGGACTAGCAAGAGTTGCTTTTAATGATACTCCAACAACAATATTTTGGACAGTAAGTAATTTTCAAGCTTCTAATTTCCTTCAAAAGAATTTTATACGTTTCAAACCTGCTTATCAATTAATGTCATCTATGTTGCTTCTTTTGATGCACTTATAGGACTATGTGGCAACACGGTGGTATAGAGCTCCAGAACTATGTGGGTCATTCTTTTCCAAGGTATGGATTTTCTACCATCAATGACTTATATTCAGATTTCAGAGCCAATGGCAATATAGTTAGATCATTCTCCATTTTCTTTCGACTGTAAAACTGGTTCTGTTATGATGTTGTATGGTTTGTTATTGACTTTTCTCTTAGGACAGTCTCCTGTGGAATTTCTACTTGTTTTAAATTTACTTGGTTTGACATAGGTGAAATCATGCTTTTATTTCTGTCTGGAATGTCTTCTGAGTGCTTTATAGTAAGCAGTAATGCTAGATTATAATAATTCTTGTTCAGGGAGGACTATTGAATTCTCCTGGAAGTTGTATCTGTCATTCAGGTAATTGTGTCAGGTTATGTCCGTTTCTCTGGAGTGATTTAAGTGCTTCATGAGCTTTCAAATTCTGGTTCCATGATCTTATTTTTGCTTGCATCTTGTTTGCAGTACACACCTGCAATTGATATATGGAGTATTGGCTGTATCTTTGCCGAGGTATTGACAGGGAAGCCATTGTTTCCTGGTAAAAGTGTCATTCATCAATTAGATTTGATCACTGATCTCCTTGGAACACCTCCGCTAGAGACCATCTCTGGAGTACGTGCCATttattccccccccccctctctctctctctctctctctctctctctcaagcaCACATGCGTGTGTATTGCTGTTTTTCCCTAGTTACTAATGCCATGGCTATTTTTGCATTCAGGTTAGAAATGAGAAGGCAAGGAAATACTTGATGGAAATGCGGAGAAAACCTCCTGTGCCATTTACACAAAAATTTCCCAAGGCAGATCCTCTAGCACTCTGCCTATTACAAAGGCTATTGGCTTTTGACCCAAAGGACAGACCAACTGCCGAGCAGGTTTGTGTTATGTCTAATTGAGTGCTTTCACCAGATGAATGTTTCCTCAAAATGCATTTAGCACAGTTGGGACTAAAACCTCTTTCTGTTTGTTTTATATAGGCACTAGCTGATCCTTACTTTAAGGGCCTAGCCAAAGTTGAGAGAGAACACTCTTGTCAGCCTATTTCAAAGatggaatttgaatttgaaaggcGAAGGGTTATAAAAGAGGACATAAGAGAACTAATTTACCGGGAAATACTAGAATACCATCCTCAGCTACTTAAGGACTACATGAATGGAACTGAAGGCACAAGTTTTATGTATCCAAGGTTGAGTGTTTACTTCTTATCAATCCTATAATCCTCTTACATTTTTTCTTGTTATATAGAATTTGCTGTTTCCATATATTTATAACATTTGTTCAATGCAGTGCTATAGGCCAATTCAGAAAGCAGTTTGCTTATCTTGAGGAAAATGGTGGGAAAACTGGATCGGTTGTTCCTCCAGAGAGGAAGCACGTCTCCCTTCCACGGTATGTTATTTTCAAGTTCCTTTCATTGTAGGTCAATGTTAGTCTTATGTTTTCATCAGtaaagattttgattttgagagTTTTTCTTTGATTATGCATGTTATTGTGAATTTGCGTATCCAATCATATTCCTTGTCTTCAGGTCCACTGTTCACTCGAGTACAATCCCCCCTAATGCACAGCCAAATTTGCTATCATATGAAAACTGGCAGACACAGGAGGCTTCCAGCAGTTTTAGAGTAACAGACGCTTCTGGAAATGCACCAAAGGTTTCACGGCCGCCGCCGAGGGTGCCAACAGGTAATCCACTGCCTTCTTGTCAAGCATTAGCTATGGGATGTGATAATCAATGGCGCGGGCGGTAGTTCAGATCTGTCCGTTTTGTTTTCGCTTTTGCTCTAGTAGTATTACATTGGTGCATCTAttcgttttgttttttgtttttgctttaccAGTGTTAATTATATTTCCTTCCCCTACAGCAAAACCTGGGCGAGTTGTTGGACCAGTTCTTCCATATGAGAATGGCAGAAATGTGAAGGAAACCTATGATCCAAGGACATTCTCTAGAAACGCAGTTCCTCCTCAGTCTGTCACTCCACACTGCTTCTTCAGAACTCATACTGCCAATCAAGACAAGGCTGGAGCGGAGATACGGAGGGATGAATCACATGCTAAACTGCAACCCCAGCCCGAACAGCGCAACTTAGCAGCAAAACCTTTGCCGGGCATGGCCATTGAAGTCAACACGAACCCATACTACCCACCACCCACCAAAGTAGATCAATTAAACTCGATAGATTCAAAATTACTGCAGGCGCAATCTCAGTTTGGTCCTGTAGGTGCTGCAGCCGTAGCTGTAGCTGCTCACCGGAACACTGGAGCTGTTCAGTATGGATTGTCTTAAGTGGGTTTAATGGGGGTATTCAAGAGGAGTGAGAGTCTTTAGATTTGAGGAGGGTGGAGTGGTAGTGTAATCCcaattttttcctttccaattgTGCCTTCTGTAATTATGTGTATGCGCTGTTGGATAATAGTAATTAATAATAAGGCTTTGTTTTCTAATCTTGTATATATGTTGACTTAATGGATAAGGCAAATGATACTTGTAGAGTAACTGAAATTATGCTACTGCCCAAACTATCCAAGCTTGAGGGCGTCGACGAGAGCTCTTGGGAGTCATCAGCTTGTTATTTCCGGCGTACCTTTGATTCTTTGAGCGAGAGCCCTTCCACGCGGGAGTCCTAGATCATTGTGGTCGAGTTTCATCTCTGTTCAACAAGTCGGTCTTAGTCAGGCAAGCTTATACCATTACGCAAGGAAAGAGGCCCCATTTCCCTTCGCTCAATGTAAATTGCGCGCTTCACTAATATAAGGCTCAAGTAAAAGGTTTTCATGTCAAAAGTGTTTTCAAAGCCTTTGGGACGTTCACTGTTCATTCCTGTTAAGGTTAAATATCCAACAACAGAAACATGAGTGACACGTTGGGCCTTCAACAGGCCAACTGTTTAATTTTAGTCCAAACAAGGTGGTCAAGATGAAAACGTCAGACCAATCGAGTTTTAGGTTTTCAGAAACTACGAAGGCTTGTCCAAAACCTTCAGTGTCTCCTGGTTGTTGCcaaaacttttcttttcttccatgGGTAGGTTGAAGAACTCTTTTGAGTTTCTGTCTTCATTTTCTCCAACAAGGAAGAGCTCACACAGTGGTTTACCAACTGCAACATACATAGATATGATGCCTTCATGATTGCTTTCTAATTGCCAAGTTAGTTAGTGAAAGAACCTACATATTTgcggttaaaattatttaagaaCGCAGCGAAAATCATACGAAATAGCAAATTTAAAATACGTAGGCAAAGTGTAAGTATAGTAGCCAACATGActagggaaaaaaaaacttgaatttaGAGTAATAATACATTTATCCCTTTTTTCATACCATATTTGTATTGTTTACCAAGTAACTTAAGAGAAGGTAATGATATTATTAGGATGACATTAGTACACCATATAGTTGCTTTGCCATAGTTTTTGTGTTGGTTCTATATAAGAAATTAATTATGGACCaagatgagatttttttttttcctttttctaacACACAATATTGTTTGCTTTTGAGATTGGACCAATGAACCCTCAGCTTTAGCTCAATCTGAGCTTTGATTTCTGAACTAAAAATGTGTGAGTGTTAGTCCCTGAACTTGTAATAACGTGGAGCAATAGTCCTTCTAGCTAACTCTGTTAGAATTTCTATCCATTTTTTCTGCCCTTTTTAAACCCTTTATTTtggcaagtggccctttaccatAGTGGTGGAAAGGTTTTGAGCCCTTGCATAACGGCGTGGGTTCAAGCCCCGTtgatggctaatctaacatctaatctaacaaaatctattatttgaccaaaaaaaaaaaaaaaaaaccctttaaTTTGGATGGAAGTTTTAACAAAGTTAACTAAAAAGATTATTGCTCCACATTATAACAAGTTAAAGGACAAATACTCACATATTTTTAGTTTATAGACTAAATCTCTAATTGAGCCAAAGTTCAGGATCATTGCTCTATTTTTCTCTTgctttttaatatatatagcTGAGTACGTAATAATCAACTTGCCTTGTATATCACGTCATAGGTGATTTGTGTATTGAATTTGCCGGAAGAATAAGGTCACCAACTCAATTCTTAATTAATCTTGATCGTCATCAGGTTGGCCGCCAAAGTCATAGTAGCCACAACTAGTATAGTAAGTTGCAACATGATTTTCCTGGACCAATACGTTGTTTTCATGCATTGCTGTTTCTATTTCAACCTCTACACACCTCACAAATTACCAATATATACTGCGACCCCCCAATGCCGGCTCTGAGGGTGTGTAAGTGGTGCTACCGTACAAGGCTCCCAAATTCGACAGGGTCCTGATTTACGATTTTACTTTACCTgtatattcatatataaatttaaacgTGCAATGATATACTAAATTGTTCTCTAAGTACAATTTTCTTGAGAGTATTATCCCTGACCAAGGAACTGGGTTCGAGTTTGCCTAATGGtgatttttttgtgttttatttttaactagccttcatgcacgtgcTCACGTGTGTGtagaagacattttttgaatcacggcatgCTACGCGCAACTtacatattttaaatgtatttatatacgtgaattgacaaaaagaaagtcatGGTGGCATCCAAGTCAATTAAGCATTGTCATGCAATTACTTGATTAtatattgttgaccctaaaagcTACTTAGCCTACATGACGCGCTGGCCAAGCTCGATCGACGAGTAAAATGAACGTGGTTCTGGTGTCGAACGTGCTGCTGACTTTTGTATTTGAGCGATCACGGCTAAGGACGGGACTCGTCTCGGCCTCTGGGTTCTAAagcttgaagacaaggttgctagtcactTTGAAGTTCAAATAAGGTTCAACTTTCAATATGATGAACATTGAATGGTTTAGTaaacaccttacttcgctgaGAAGTCTAATGAGAGacatttttcaataaaaagaCCGAAGACTACTTACTAACAGAGACTTGGATAGACAACCGGCTGAACTCAAAACAGGGCTATTactccaaactgaagatgctcttCCGTCGCCTGATTCTACAACATTGGGTTAATTGaaactgaagatgttgccgATTGTCAACATAGTGCTATTAatctaaactgaagatgtgttgatgAAGTTAGGAGAGTTATTGTTTTCTCAAATGTTTGAGAGGGTTTTGCGTAAAACGAGAATTTGCATAGGGCATTTTTGTGCATTGAGTTAAAAAGTCTCTCCAATATTGCAGAATATCTCATATTTATAATGAGAGAATTTTGCTTACCATGATAAACTATGGTGTATGCATGCTCATCATACacctaattaataatttatcatGTGTCTTTTCATTTAATCTTGgttaatatttttcaaaattgaaaaagtaataATTAATATGAAAGTTAACTAAAATTAGATAAAATGACACATGACAGAAGATTAAGTGTATGGTAAACATACACCATTATTCTGGTGGTGAGAAAAAATGCTCATATATATAAAAGCTAAATTGCTCAGCCACGCTGACTAATTTCTAATGGAAGTCCTTGAATGAGGCTCCTTTTTCCAACCAAAAAACTCTCTTTCCCGAGTTGAATGCGCAGATGCATCCATGCAATTGATAAAGAAATGCAATTCAATTACAATTCTTCCTCCTGACCATTATCTGGTTGCTTTTACCATCCTCATTTCCTTTCAACCAATGCATGCAACTGTGCTTGTCCTGTCAACCAATCCCATTTAGCCATCATAGCTTTATAAGGTTCAACCTTATCTTAGTAAGCTGTAGCCACGCAAACCAAATTGCAAAGCTACCCACCTGGAAATATCACACATTTTAATGTAGACATCAACTTCCATTCAACCTTTGCCTCCGATCCAGC contains the following coding sequences:
- the LOC137741766 gene encoding mitogen-activated protein kinase 19-like; protein product: MMRPDHQKKELKEMDFFTEYGEANRYKILEVIGKGSYGVVCAAIDTHTGEKVAIKKIHGIFEHISDAIRILREVKLLRLLRHPDIVEIKRIMLPPSKREFKDIYVVFELMESDLHQVIKANDDLTCEHHQFFLYQMLRALKYMHTANVYHRDLKPKNILANANCKLKVCDFGLARVAFNDTPTTIFWTDYVATRWYRAPELCGSFFSKYTPAIDIWSIGCIFAEVLTGKPLFPGKSVIHQLDLITDLLGTPPLETISGVRNEKARKYLMEMRRKPPVPFTQKFPKADPLALCLLQRLLAFDPKDRPTAEQALADPYFKGLAKVEREHSCQPISKMEFEFERRRVIKEDIRELIYREILEYHPQLLKDYMNGTEGTSFMYPSAIGQFRKQFAYLEENGGKTGSVVPPERKHVSLPRSTVHSSTIPPNAQPNLLSYENWQTQEASSSFRVTDASGNAPKVSRPPPRVPTAKPGRVVGPVLPYENGRNVKETYDPRTFSRNAVPPQSVTPHCFFRTHTANQDKAGAEIRRDESHAKLQPQPEQRNLAAKPLPGMAIEVNTNPYYPPPTKVDQLNSIDSKLLQAQSQFGPVGAAAVAVAAHRNTGAVQYGLS